The following proteins come from a genomic window of Cervus canadensis isolate Bull #8, Minnesota chromosome 3, ASM1932006v1, whole genome shotgun sequence:
- the RINT1 gene encoding RAD50-interacting protein 1 isoform X1, producing MLPAGEISEAPVTPCSENDDQKKNLKEKSDINTAALVENEQVCEGTDNGDLPSCVSAFIEKEVGNDLKSLKKLDKLIEQMTESKMQLEEQVLTVSSEIPKRIHSALKNAEESKQFLNQFLEQETHLFSSINSHLLTAQPWVEDLGAMINQIEEIERHLAYLKWISQIEELSDNIQQYLMTNNVPEAASTLVSMAELDIKLQESSCTHLLGFMRATVKFWHKILKDKLTSDFEEILAQLHWPFITPPQSQTVGISRPASAPEIYSNLETLFCQLLKLQTSDELFTEPKQLPEKYSLPASPSVILPIQIMLTPLQKRFRYHFRGNRQTNVISKPEWYLAQVLLWIGNHTQFLDEKIQPILDKVGSSVNARLEFSRGLMMLVLEKLAADIPCLLYDDSLFCHLVDEVLLFERELHSAHGYPSTFANCMHILSEETCFQRWLTVERKFALQKMDSMLSSEAAWISQYKDITDVDEMKVPDCAETFMTLLLVITDRYKNLPTASRKLQFLELQKDLVDDFRIRLTQVMKEETRASLGFRYCAILNAVNYISTVLADWADNVFFLQLQQAALEVFAENNTLSKLQLGQLASMESSVFDDMINLLERLKHDMLTRQVDHVFREVKDAAKLYKKERWLSLPSQSEQAVMSLSSSACPLLLTLRDRLLQLEQQLCFSLFKVFWQMLVEKLDIYIYQEIILANHFNEGGAAQLHFDMTRNLFPLFSHYCKRPENYFKHVKEACILLNLNVGSALLLRDVLQSTSGQPPATAALNEVGIYKLAQQDVEILLNLRTNWPNTGK from the exons ATGCTCCCGGCCGGCGAGATCAGCGAGGCACCCGTCACTCCG TGCTCTGAAAATGATGACCAAAAGAAGAACCTCAAGGAGAAAA gtGACATAAATACTGCAGCTCTTGTTGAAAATGAACAAGTCTGTGAAGGTACAGATAATGGTGATCTCCCTTCCTGTGTGTCAGCATTTATAGAAAAGGAAGTCGGAAATGACCTTAAATCTTTAAAGAAACTTGATAAACTCATAGAACAgatgacagaaagtaaaatgcAGTTGGAAGAACAG GTACTTACAGTTTCATCAGAAATCCCTAAAAGAATTCACAGTGCCTTAAAAAATGCAGAAGAATCAAAGCAATTCCTTAATCAATTTCTGGAGCAAGAAACCCATCTCTTCAGTTCCATTAACAGCCATTTGCTGACTGCACAGCCCTGGGTGGAAGATCTTGGAGCCATGATTAACCAAATTGAAGAGATTGAACGGCATCTTGCTTACCTTAAATGGATTTCACAAATTGAAGAACTAAG TGATAACATTCAGCAATATCTGATGACCAATAATGTCCCAGAGGCAGCCTCTACTCTGGTGTCTATGGCAGAACTTGACATCAAGCTTCAGGAATCGTCCTGTACTCATCTTCTTGGTTTCATGAGAGCCACAGTTAAATTCTGGCATAAAATTCTCAAAGACAAGCTTACAAG TGATTTTGAGGAAATTTTAGCACAGCTTCACTGGCCATTCATCACGCCCCCTCAGTCTCAAACTGTTGGCATAAGTCGACCAGCCAGTGCCCCTGAGATATACAGTAACCTGGAGACACTGTTCTGTCAGCTTCTGAAACTACAAACCTC AGATGAATTATTTACTGAGCCAAAACAGCTTCCAGAAAAATACTCTCTTCCTGCATCCCCTTCTGTCATCCTGCCCATCCAGATTATGCTGACTCCCCTTCAGAAGAGGTTCAGGTATCACTTCAGAGGGAACCGCCAGACTAATGTTATAAGCAAG CCCGAATGGTACCTGGCTCAGGTTCTCCTGTGGATTGGGAACCACACTCAGTTTCTGGATGAGAAGATTCAGCCAATATTGGACAAAGTGGGCTCTTCGGTAAACGCAAGG CTTGAATTTTCCCGGGGCCTCATGATGCTGGTTCTGGAGAAGCTGGCTGCTGACATCCCTTGTCTGCTCTATGATGACAGCCTCTTCTGCCATTTGGTGGATGAGGTGCTCTTGTTTGAAAGAGAACTACACAGTGCTCATGGCTATCCTAGCACTTTTGCTAACTGTATGCATATTCTATCAGAGGAGACCTGTTTTCAGAGATGGCTGACTGTGGAGAGAAAAT ttgctcttcaaaaaatggactCAATGCTCTCATCAGAAGCTGCCTGGATATCCCAGTATAAGGATATCACTGATGTGGATGAGATGAAAGTTCCAGactgtgcagaaacttttatGACACTACTCTTGGTTATAACTG ACAGGTATAAAAATCTTCCCACAGCTTCCAGAAAGTTGCAGTTCCTGGAGTTACAGAAGGACTTAGTAGATGATTTTAGGATACGATTAACTCAGGTGATGAAAGAAGAGACTAGAGCTTCCCTTGGCTTTCGGTACTGTGCAATTCTTAATGCCGTGAACTATATCTCAACAGTGCTAGCAGACTGGGCTGACAATGTT TTCTTCTTACAACTTCAACAGGCAGCATTGGAAGTCTTTGCAGAGAATAACACTCTAAGTAAACTGCAGCTAGGACAGCTAGCCTCTATGGAAAGTTCTGTCTTTGATGACATGATTAACCTGTTAGAGCGTTTAAAGCATGACATGCTGACCCGGCAAGTAGACCATGTTTTTAGAGAAGTTAAAGATGCTgcaaaactgtataaaaaagagaG GTGGTTGTCCTTGCCATCGCAGTCTGAACAGGCGGTGATGTCCCTGTCCAGTTCAGCTTGCCCCTTACTGCTTACCTTACGAGACCGTTTACTTCAATTAGAGCAGCAGCTTTGCTTCTCCCTATTTAAAGTTTTCTGGCAAATGCTTGTAGAGAAGCTGGACATATACATCTACCAAGAA ataattctTGCCAATCACTTCAATGAAGGAGGAGCTGCTCAGCTGCACTTTGACATGACTCGGaatcttttccctttgttttctcaCTATTGCAAGAGgccagaaaattattttaaaca tgtaaAAGAAGCCTGTATTCTTCTGAATTTGAATGTTGGTTCTGCCTTACTTCTGAGAGATGTCCTACAGTCAACTTCAGGGCAACCTCCTGCCACAGCGGCACTAAATGAAGTTGGGATTTATAAACTGGCTCAGCAAGATGTTGAGATTCTACTTAATTTGAGGACAAACTGGCCTAACACTGGAAAATAA
- the RINT1 gene encoding RAD50-interacting protein 1 isoform X2, with protein MLTPLQKRFRYHFRGNRQTNVISKPEWYLAQVLLWIGNHTQFLDEKIQPILDKVGSSVNARLEFSRGLMMLVLEKLAADIPCLLYDDSLFCHLVDEVLLFERELHSAHGYPSTFANCMHILSEETCFQRWLTVERKFALQKMDSMLSSEAAWISQYKDITDVDEMKVPDCAETFMTLLLVITDRYKNLPTASRKLQFLELQKDLVDDFRIRLTQVMKEETRASLGFRYCAILNAVNYISTVLADWADNVFFLQLQQAALEVFAENNTLSKLQLGQLASMESSVFDDMINLLERLKHDMLTRQVDHVFREVKDAAKLYKKERWLSLPSQSEQAVMSLSSSACPLLLTLRDRLLQLEQQLCFSLFKVFWQMLVEKLDIYIYQEIILANHFNEGGAAQLHFDMTRNLFPLFSHYCKRPENYFKHVKEACILLNLNVGSALLLRDVLQSTSGQPPATAALNEVGIYKLAQQDVEILLNLRTNWPNTGK; from the exons ATGCTGACTCCCCTTCAGAAGAGGTTCAGGTATCACTTCAGAGGGAACCGCCAGACTAATGTTATAAGCAAG CCCGAATGGTACCTGGCTCAGGTTCTCCTGTGGATTGGGAACCACACTCAGTTTCTGGATGAGAAGATTCAGCCAATATTGGACAAAGTGGGCTCTTCGGTAAACGCAAGG CTTGAATTTTCCCGGGGCCTCATGATGCTGGTTCTGGAGAAGCTGGCTGCTGACATCCCTTGTCTGCTCTATGATGACAGCCTCTTCTGCCATTTGGTGGATGAGGTGCTCTTGTTTGAAAGAGAACTACACAGTGCTCATGGCTATCCTAGCACTTTTGCTAACTGTATGCATATTCTATCAGAGGAGACCTGTTTTCAGAGATGGCTGACTGTGGAGAGAAAAT ttgctcttcaaaaaatggactCAATGCTCTCATCAGAAGCTGCCTGGATATCCCAGTATAAGGATATCACTGATGTGGATGAGATGAAAGTTCCAGactgtgcagaaacttttatGACACTACTCTTGGTTATAACTG ACAGGTATAAAAATCTTCCCACAGCTTCCAGAAAGTTGCAGTTCCTGGAGTTACAGAAGGACTTAGTAGATGATTTTAGGATACGATTAACTCAGGTGATGAAAGAAGAGACTAGAGCTTCCCTTGGCTTTCGGTACTGTGCAATTCTTAATGCCGTGAACTATATCTCAACAGTGCTAGCAGACTGGGCTGACAATGTT TTCTTCTTACAACTTCAACAGGCAGCATTGGAAGTCTTTGCAGAGAATAACACTCTAAGTAAACTGCAGCTAGGACAGCTAGCCTCTATGGAAAGTTCTGTCTTTGATGACATGATTAACCTGTTAGAGCGTTTAAAGCATGACATGCTGACCCGGCAAGTAGACCATGTTTTTAGAGAAGTTAAAGATGCTgcaaaactgtataaaaaagagaG GTGGTTGTCCTTGCCATCGCAGTCTGAACAGGCGGTGATGTCCCTGTCCAGTTCAGCTTGCCCCTTACTGCTTACCTTACGAGACCGTTTACTTCAATTAGAGCAGCAGCTTTGCTTCTCCCTATTTAAAGTTTTCTGGCAAATGCTTGTAGAGAAGCTGGACATATACATCTACCAAGAA ataattctTGCCAATCACTTCAATGAAGGAGGAGCTGCTCAGCTGCACTTTGACATGACTCGGaatcttttccctttgttttctcaCTATTGCAAGAGgccagaaaattattttaaaca tgtaaAAGAAGCCTGTATTCTTCTGAATTTGAATGTTGGTTCTGCCTTACTTCTGAGAGATGTCCTACAGTCAACTTCAGGGCAACCTCCTGCCACAGCGGCACTAAATGAAGTTGGGATTTATAAACTGGCTCAGCAAGATGTTGAGATTCTACTTAATTTGAGGACAAACTGGCCTAACACTGGAAAATAA